A region of Sulfurimonas sp. DNA encodes the following proteins:
- a CDS encoding nicotinate-nucleotide--dimethylbenzimidazole phosphoribosyltransferase: MQTLNIFTNKTDSFPKGKADFLLAAAVTKTCEIAGITQAGIPGKISLTPTLDAEFITNEKVFSMGELAETPTGVPTPALITRAVHNLVPFSKIEVLNLGLEALPQNTNLLNFGICASESISTGANIDAKEIFKKGMLAGKNYELKGNYLILGESTPSGTTTAATTALALGYDLRDDFSSSFLNVPKNIKNQTIDKAMALLSDDMSNFEKLSLVSDNMLIFCAGFIIEASRRFHIVLAGGTQMAACLLVADKLKEDTFIRVKSDNITLATTSWVTNDKHSDIKNILSKLSYTPHAIFTSFSFATTEIPILKKYDEGEAKEGVGAGACLGYANANGVTNKKLLEAIELLIYGM; the protein is encoded by the coding sequence TTGCAAACTTTAAACATTTTTACCAATAAGACAGACTCATTCCCTAAAGGAAAGGCTGATTTTTTATTAGCAGCAGCTGTTACAAAAACTTGCGAAATTGCGGGCATAACTCAAGCTGGTATTCCTGGGAAAATTTCACTTACTCCTACTCTAGATGCTGAGTTTATAACAAATGAAAAAGTTTTCTCTATGGGAGAGTTAGCCGAAACTCCAACGGGTGTTCCCACCCCTGCCCTCATAACAAGAGCTGTGCATAATTTAGTTCCTTTTTCAAAGATTGAAGTTTTAAACCTTGGTCTAGAAGCTTTACCTCAAAATACAAACCTTTTAAACTTTGGCATCTGTGCATCTGAGTCTATTTCTACTGGAGCCAACATTGATGCTAAAGAGATTTTCAAAAAAGGTATGCTTGCTGGAAAGAACTATGAACTAAAAGGAAATTATCTTATACTTGGAGAAAGTACACCAAGCGGTACTACAACAGCGGCGACTACTGCTTTAGCCTTGGGTTATGATTTAAGAGATGATTTTTCATCAAGTTTTTTAAATGTACCAAAAAATATAAAAAATCAAACTATAGACAAAGCCATGGCACTTTTAAGTGATGACATGAGTAACTTTGAAAAGCTATCACTTGTTAGTGATAATATGCTTATCTTTTGTGCTGGTTTTATTATAGAAGCTTCGAGAAGGTTTCATATAGTTTTAGCTGGTGGAACACAAATGGCAGCCTGTCTTTTAGTGGCAGACAAACTAAAAGAAGACACTTTTATAAGAGTAAAAAGTGACAATATAACTCTAGCTACTACTTCGTGGGTAACTAATGATAAGCACTCTGATATTAAAAATATACTCTCAAAACTAAGCTACACTCCACATGCTATTTTTACCTCTTTTTCATTTGCCACAACAGAGATTCCAATTTTAAAAAAATACGATGAAGGCGAGGCAAAAGAAGGTGTAGGAGCAGGAGCATGCCTAGGATATGCAAATGCAAATGGTGTTACAAACAAAAAACTATTAGAGGCTATAGAGCTTTTAATATACGGAATGTAA
- a CDS encoding bifunctional adenosylcobinamide kinase/adenosylcobinamide-phosphate guanylyltransferase: MKALFIGGIKSGKSINAQNYILKLSSSKPCYLATTEFIDAGMKERIKEHKKNRRDKFNTIEESLKIYETIKANKTSVLVECVSMWINNMFHHGFDIEDMKKELFRVLGLDKTIVFVLNDVGSGIIADNKLARDFVDASGILSQLIAQNCDEVYHTIAGISTRIK, encoded by the coding sequence ATGAAAGCTCTTTTTATAGGTGGGATTAAAAGTGGTAAAAGCATAAATGCTCAAAACTATATTTTAAAACTCTCAAGTTCTAAACCATGCTATCTAGCGACAACAGAGTTTATAGATGCGGGTATGAAAGAGAGGATAAAAGAGCATAAAAAAAACAGACGCGATAAGTTTAATACTATTGAAGAAAGTCTTAAAATATACGAAACCATAAAAGCTAACAAAACTTCTGTGTTAGTTGAGTGTGTTAGTATGTGGATAAACAATATGTTTCATCATGGTTTTGACATTGAAGATATGAAAAAAGAACTCTTTAGAGTTTTGGGCTTAGATAAAACAATAGTTTTTGTATTAAATGATGTTGGCTCTGGAATCATTGCTGATAATAAATTAGCTAGAGATTTTGTAGATGCCAGCGGGATACTTTCTCAGCTAATAGCTCAAAATTGCGATGAGGTTTATCATACCATCGCTGGAATTTCTACGAGAATAAAATGA
- a CDS encoding N-6 DNA methylase — translation MFEQTFKNIDDILHKDAGCGSELDYVEQTSWVLFLKYLDDLEKDKLTACELMGTTYTNIIKSEFQWKTWAAPKLSNGKIDHDALTGDDLSDFINNELFPYFKKFKANATSANTIEYKIGEIFSELKNRIQSGYNLREVLNHIDELRFQTHIQKHEMSHLYEGKIKNMGNAGRNGGEYYTPRPLIKTIIKVVHPKIGNTIYDGAVGSAGFLVEAFAYLSESKKLSTSDITTLQKNTFYGKEKKSLAYIIGIMNMILHGVEAPNIIHTNTLAENLSDIQEKDRYDVVLANPPFGGKERAEVQQNFPIKTGETASLFLQHFIKILRAGGKAGVVIKNTFLSNTDNASIALRKELLTSCNLHTVLDLPAGTFTGAGVKTVVLFFDKGLSTKKVWFYSLNLDRNLGKTNPLNAKDLAEFVELQKTKADSENSWTLKLKDIDKTTYDLSAKNPNTPEEAPLRKPKEILKAMAELDKESENILKTIKGLV, via the coding sequence ATGTTTGAACAAACTTTTAAAAATATAGACGATATTCTCCACAAAGATGCAGGGTGTGGAAGTGAGCTTGATTATGTAGAACAAACCTCTTGGGTCTTATTTTTAAAGTACCTTGATGATTTAGAAAAAGACAAACTAACAGCTTGTGAACTTATGGGAACAACTTACACAAATATTATAAAATCTGAGTTTCAATGGAAAACTTGGGCTGCTCCAAAACTATCAAATGGAAAAATCGACCATGATGCTTTAACTGGTGATGATTTATCTGACTTTATAAATAATGAGCTATTTCCTTACTTTAAAAAGTTTAAAGCAAATGCTACAAGTGCCAATACTATTGAGTACAAAATCGGTGAGATATTTAGTGAGTTAAAAAACAGAATCCAAAGTGGTTATAATTTGCGTGAAGTTCTAAACCACATTGACGAACTTCGTTTTCAAACACATATACAAAAGCATGAGATGAGCCATCTTTATGAAGGTAAAATCAAAAACATGGGAAATGCAGGGCGAAATGGAGGAGAATATTACACTCCACGACCTCTCATAAAAACCATCATAAAAGTTGTACATCCTAAGATAGGAAATACTATCTATGACGGAGCGGTAGGTTCAGCAGGTTTTTTGGTTGAGGCTTTTGCATACCTAAGTGAAAGTAAAAAACTATCTACTTCAGACATTACAACTTTGCAAAAAAACACTTTTTATGGAAAAGAAAAAAAGTCACTAGCCTATATTATCGGCATCATGAATATGATACTCCATGGTGTTGAAGCTCCAAACATCATACATACAAATACTTTGGCCGAAAATTTATCAGACATACAAGAAAAAGACCGTTATGATGTTGTTTTAGCAAATCCACCTTTTGGCGGAAAAGAAAGAGCAGAAGTTCAGCAAAACTTTCCCATAAAAACGGGAGAAACTGCATCTCTATTTTTACAGCATTTCATCAAAATACTTCGAGCGGGAGGCAAGGCAGGTGTAGTTATAAAAAATACTTTTTTAAGTAACACAGACAATGCATCTATAGCCTTAAGAAAAGAGCTTTTAACATCTTGTAATTTGCATACAGTTTTAGACTTACCCGCAGGTACTTTTACAGGTGCAGGTGTTAAAACGGTCGTTCTCTTTTTTGATAAAGGTCTTAGCACAAAAAAAGTTTGGTTTTACTCACTTAACCTTGATAGAAACCTAGGAAAAACAAACCCTCTAAATGCAAAAGATTTAGCAGAGTTTGTAGAGTTACAAAAAACGAAAGCTGATAGTGAAAACTCTTGGACTTTAAAACTAAAAGATATAGATAAAACTACTTATGATTTGAGTGCTAAAAATCCAAATACTCCAGAAGAAGCACCTCTAAGAAAACCAAAAGAGATTTTAAAAGCTATGGCGGAGTTAGATAAAGAGAGTGAAAATATTCTTAAAACTATTAAAGGCTTAGTGTGA
- a CDS encoding adenosylcobinamide-GDP ribazoletransferase has translation MNKILKGFALSVSMLTSLPFFKVHDFYKGINSYSVMFYPLVGFLLGSILWLIHSLLFNSFEASHLGIIIFTLLVILTGALHLDGLSDTIDGLFVHKQKALEVMKDPHTGGMGMIFTVTFLILKASTFVIFEAYYLLPVVLMFSRFNAVLAIYLFPYISKNGMGTLAKEELNSSHVLIAFIYIMVLSLFNFWLFILSILVLFVIKTFFVKRYGGFSGDIYGFSIEVTELILLNAILLGVGL, from the coding sequence ATGAATAAAATTTTAAAAGGTTTTGCTCTATCTGTTAGTATGCTAACTAGCTTACCTTTTTTTAAAGTTCATGATTTTTACAAGGGAATCAACAGTTATAGTGTTATGTTTTATCCACTAGTTGGTTTTTTGCTTGGCTCTATTTTATGGTTAATACACTCTTTACTTTTTAACTCCTTTGAAGCCTCACACCTAGGCATAATCATCTTCACACTTTTAGTTATCTTAACAGGAGCCTTGCATCTAGATGGTTTAAGTGACACCATAGATGGACTTTTTGTACATAAACAAAAAGCACTTGAAGTCATGAAGGACCCTCATACTGGTGGAATGGGTATGATTTTTACAGTAACTTTTTTGATATTAAAAGCATCTACCTTTGTTATTTTTGAAGCCTACTATCTTTTACCTGTAGTGCTTATGTTCTCTCGTTTCAATGCTGTTTTAGCTATTTACTTATTTCCATATATTTCTAAAAATGGCATGGGTACCTTAGCAAAAGAAGAGCTAAATAGTTCTCATGTTCTCATAGCTTTTATCTATATCATGGTTTTAAGTCTATTTAATTTTTGGCTTTTTATTTTAAGTATTTTAGTTTTGTTTGTTATAAAAACATTTTTTGTAAAAAGATATGGTGGTTTTAGTGGAGATATTTATGGTTTTAGTATTGAAGTTACAGAACTCATCTTACTAAATGCTATCTTACTTGGTGTTGGACTATGA
- a CDS encoding helical backbone metal receptor, which translates to MSIKIIFIILFLSITLNANERIISLSPSITEIIYALEKGDSLVGTSSFSLYPKQAQKLPIVGSYQSPNIERILALEPTLVIGQTFNQSTLEKLKYLNLPLKYKIKTLMLNLDNIKNIKQSITNLASIINSNKAKELIKSIDTQIKDVPKNIAPHSVMIVYGLREDLRSSTYIAGHNIFFEDIIKLSGNKNAYSSNSTSQPVLNYENIIALNPDQIIILHSHATEPNVNMKKALKAWYYIPTNASRNKNISIVDEDYLHIPSHRVALTIKRLFFEMNHNYKKRN; encoded by the coding sequence ATGAGTATAAAAATTATTTTTATTATCTTATTTTTGTCAATCACTTTAAATGCTAATGAGAGAATCATCTCTCTTAGCCCTTCAATAACTGAGATTATCTACGCACTTGAAAAAGGTGACTCTCTAGTGGGTACTTCTTCTTTTTCGCTTTACCCTAAACAAGCACAAAAGCTTCCTATTGTTGGAAGTTATCAGAGTCCAAATATTGAAAGAATTTTAGCACTTGAACCTACCTTAGTTATTGGTCAAACATTTAACCAAAGCACTTTAGAAAAGTTAAAATATTTAAACCTGCCCTTGAAGTATAAAATTAAAACATTAATGCTAAACCTAGATAATATTAAAAACATTAAACAATCTATAACTAATCTTGCATCCATAATAAATTCAAACAAAGCAAAAGAGCTTATCAAAAGTATAGACACCCAAATAAAAGATGTTCCTAAAAATATAGCTCCACATAGCGTTATGATAGTTTATGGTTTAAGAGAAGACTTACGCTCATCAACTTACATAGCAGGACATAACATATTTTTTGAAGATATCATAAAACTAAGTGGAAACAAAAATGCTTATAGCTCAAACTCCACTTCTCAACCAGTTTTAAACTATGAAAATATAATAGCTCTAAATCCAGACCAAATTATTATTTTGCATTCACATGCGACGGAACCAAATGTAAATATGAAAAAAGCTCTTAAAGCTTGGTATTATATCCCCACCAATGCTTCAAGAAATAAAAATATTTCCATAGTAGATGAAGATTATTTACATATACCTTCGCATCGAGTAGCCCTAACAATAAAAAGACTTTTCTTTGAGATGAATCACAATTACAAAAAAAGGAACTAA
- a CDS encoding TonB-dependent receptor plug domain-containing protein yields MQNKIKLSLILVAFLSQLNAQDTQKIILNPLSITSTAIKTDELKSTDAVEVYTQKDIQKANVRNVYEFLNQQTSVTSTPSYGNPFSQKLDMRGYGGDGYQNIVIMVNGRKLNNVDGVPQLLSSISPTSISRIEIIKSSGIVIGGDGANAGVINIITKQTNDKEVSFYLGTYGAVSGSFYIGHKDNKLAISASGEAQKNNGIRDIDTNGNKDKNQLSTATFNLSYRPIENLELRAGISSARTNVIYAGSLTQAEYDKNPSQMSNAWSAFTQQFYDTDALSAGIVYDISDKLVVNIDGSRENKKSQYGTNNPAHYLYDTVKIKVDYEDDSLNISAGYDDYNYNRKNPNNDLTKKNNAGYIMSSFALNNSSIKAGYRYEKVSFESKTGDNQYDTLHGVELGYNYTFDKQKSIFVNYAHSYQSADLDRLFKWNTGAFLGYVNPSQANNFNLGFNYITKTNKLKVTAYYIDLQNEIYYQPLLSSTNKNTNIDKSHKYGLDLYDMWLISSKWSLALNYNYIQAIIDEEKEGGFDYAGKHLPGVSDHNAKITIGFMPDDFSTIALTQIYRSETYAANDFNNNFSQKQDAYMSTDISATYAKKSWEVFAKINNIFNKSNGMWIRNDSIYPVNFATTALVGFKLKY; encoded by the coding sequence ATGCAAAATAAAATAAAACTATCTCTAATATTAGTAGCTTTTTTAAGCCAACTTAACGCACAGGACACACAAAAAATAATCTTAAATCCACTTAGCATTACCTCAACTGCCATAAAAACAGATGAGTTAAAATCTACAGATGCAGTAGAAGTTTATACACAAAAAGATATCCAAAAAGCCAATGTAAGAAATGTATATGAATTTTTAAACCAACAAACTTCTGTTACATCAACGCCTAGCTATGGAAATCCTTTTTCTCAAAAACTTGATATGCGTGGATACGGTGGAGATGGCTATCAAAATATAGTTATCATGGTTAATGGTAGAAAATTAAACAATGTAGATGGAGTGCCTCAGTTACTATCATCGATTTCACCAACATCAATTAGTCGTATAGAGATTATTAAATCTAGTGGTATTGTCATTGGAGGAGATGGAGCTAATGCTGGTGTTATCAACATAATTACAAAACAAACCAATGATAAAGAAGTTTCTTTTTATCTTGGAACTTATGGAGCCGTATCTGGTTCATTTTATATTGGTCATAAAGACAATAAACTTGCAATCTCAGCAAGTGGTGAAGCACAAAAGAACAATGGGATTAGAGATATTGATACAAATGGCAATAAAGATAAAAACCAACTCTCAACAGCAACTTTTAACCTATCATATAGACCTATTGAGAATTTAGAGTTAAGAGCTGGAATCTCTAGTGCTAGAACAAATGTTATCTACGCTGGAAGCTTAACTCAAGCGGAGTATGATAAAAACCCTTCGCAAATGAGTAATGCTTGGTCTGCTTTTACACAACAGTTTTATGATACGGATGCTTTAAGTGCTGGAATTGTTTATGACATAAGTGATAAACTTGTTGTAAATATTGATGGTTCAAGAGAAAACAAAAAATCTCAATACGGCACAAATAATCCAGCACATTATCTATATGATACTGTAAAAATTAAAGTTGATTATGAAGATGACTCTTTAAATATATCTGCTGGATATGATGATTATAACTACAATAGAAAAAATCCAAATAATGACCTAACAAAAAAAAATAATGCTGGATATATTATGAGTAGCTTTGCTTTAAACAACTCTTCTATTAAAGCTGGTTATAGATATGAAAAAGTTTCATTTGAGAGTAAAACAGGAGATAATCAATATGATACGCTTCATGGCGTAGAACTTGGATATAACTACACTTTTGATAAACAAAAATCTATCTTTGTAAACTATGCTCACTCTTATCAGTCAGCTGATTTAGACAGACTTTTTAAATGGAACACAGGAGCATTTTTAGGTTATGTAAATCCATCTCAAGCAAATAATTTTAATCTTGGGTTTAACTATATTACAAAGACGAATAAGCTTAAAGTAACAGCTTATTACATTGACTTACAAAATGAAATCTACTATCAACCACTTTTATCTTCAACAAATAAAAATACAAATATAGACAAGTCACATAAATATGGTCTTGATTTATATGATATGTGGCTTATATCTAGCAAATGGAGTCTAGCACTTAACTATAACTATATTCAAGCCATTATAGATGAAGAAAAAGAGGGTGGATTTGATTATGCTGGCAAGCATCTTCCTGGTGTCTCAGATCACAATGCAAAAATAACTATTGGGTTTATGCCAGATGATTTTAGCACTATCGCACTAACTCAAATCTACCGTTCAGAGACTTATGCTGCAAATGATTTCAACAATAACTTCTCTCAAAAACAAGATGCTTATATGAGTACAGATATCTCTGCAACTTATGCTAAAAAATCTTGGGAAGTTTTTGCTAAAATAAATAATATTTTTAACAAGTCAAACGGTATGTGGATTAGAAATGACAGCATCTACCCTGTAAACTTTGCAACAACTGCTTTAGTTGGTTTTAAATTAAAATACTAA
- a CDS encoding histidine phosphatase family protein, whose translation MTLTIVRHAEVEEKYIGCYNGHLDIGLSTKGYADAKDLGKHFKASNFDDIYCSDLLRAKETLKAFIGTDAITYTKELREKSWGKHEGLSFDEICTKDSLKYENFEQWIKALDGESIEDFKTRVEKFFFTTLASMQSKNILVMTHSGVIKTFISIVKNINLEEAFSYSIPYASFVVYNSETNKLTMKKK comes from the coding sequence ATGACTTTAACTATTGTTCGTCACGCAGAGGTAGAAGAAAAATACATTGGATGTTATAACGGGCATCTAGACATTGGACTATCTACTAAAGGTTACGCAGATGCCAAAGACTTAGGCAAACATTTTAAAGCCTCAAACTTTGATGACATCTATTGTTCTGACCTTCTTCGTGCAAAAGAAACACTAAAAGCATTTATAGGTACAGATGCCATAACCTACACAAAAGAGTTAAGAGAGAAATCATGGGGAAAACATGAAGGACTTAGTTTTGATGAGATTTGCACAAAAGACTCACTAAAATATGAAAATTTTGAACAATGGATAAAAGCTTTAGATGGAGAGAGTATAGAAGATTTTAAAACAAGGGTAGAGAAGTTTTTTTTCACTACCCTAGCATCTATGCAAAGCAAAAATATTTTAGTTATGACTCACAGCGGTGTTATAAAAACATTTATCTCTATTGTAAAAAACATTAACCTTGAGGAAGCTTTTTCTTACTCTATTCCTTACGCTTCTTTTGTAGTGTATAATAGTGAAACTAATAAACTAACTATGAAGAAGAAATAA
- a CDS encoding BRO family protein, which translates to MKNKVQIFETKNVRSHWDESQEKWFFSVQDIVQILSESTDVKQYIKKMKTRNPELNSNWGTICTLVTMQANDGKNRKIQASDMEGILRIIQSIPSKKAEPFKMWLAKVGSERIDEIEDPELAFDRAMRSYLDKGYSKEWVNQRLKSIEVRKELTDEWEQRGVKEGLEFGILTNELTRAWTGKSVKEYKAFKGLKKENLRDNMSNLELILNMLAEASTTEISKVQKPQGLKQNKEVAKKGGNAAKSARLEIEKETGEAIVNASNSKKLLSKKETKNDN; encoded by the coding sequence GTGAAAAATAAAGTCCAAATATTTGAAACAAAAAATGTTAGAAGCCATTGGGATGAGAGTCAAGAAAAATGGTTTTTTTCAGTACAAGATATAGTTCAAATTTTATCAGAGAGTACCGATGTTAAACAATACATAAAAAAAATGAAAACACGAAATCCTGAGTTAAATTCCAACTGGGGTACAATATGTACCCTAGTTACTATGCAAGCAAATGATGGGAAAAATCGTAAAATTCAAGCATCAGATATGGAGGGTATACTCAGAATAATTCAATCTATTCCATCTAAAAAAGCTGAACCATTTAAGATGTGGTTAGCCAAAGTTGGAAGCGAGAGAATAGATGAGATAGAAGACCCTGAGTTAGCTTTTGATAGAGCAATGAGAAGCTACTTAGATAAAGGCTACTCAAAAGAGTGGGTAAACCAAAGACTAAAGAGTATAGAAGTTAGAAAAGAGCTAACTGATGAGTGGGAACAAAGAGGGGTAAAGGAGGGTTTAGAGTTTGGCATACTAACAAATGAGCTTACTCGTGCTTGGACTGGAAAAAGCGTTAAAGAATACAAGGCTTTTAAAGGTTTAAAAAAAGAGAACCTAAGAGACAACATGTCTAACTTAGAGTTAATTTTAAATATGTTAGCAGAAGCTTCAACAACAGAGATTTCAAAAGTACAAAAACCACAAGGTCTAAAACAAAACAAAGAAGTAGCAAAAAAAGGTGGCAATGCTGCCAAATCAGCAAGACTAGAGATAGAAAAAGAAACAGGCGAGGCTATTGTAAATGCTAGTAATTCTAAAAAACTTTTAAGTAAAAAAGAAACTAAAAATGATAACTAA
- a CDS encoding Bro-N domain-containing protein, with amino-acid sequence MNKNDKLVIFQSKEIRRVWEDDEWYYSVIDICQVLTNSSNPRDYWYKMKIRVNSEDEFQLSTVCLQLKLKAPDGKMRTTDCANTQSILRIIQSIPSPKAEPFKQWLAQVGHERIQEIENPELAQERMKTLYEQKGYPKDWIDKRLRGIAIHQNLTDEWKERGIKEHKDFAILTAEISKATFGMTPSEYKTHKNLPEKSNANLRDHMDDLELIFSMLGERVTTEISKEEKPDTLEKSKKVASRGGAVAGNARTQTEKELGRSVSTKKNYLPKTNLFEIGNDDE; translated from the coding sequence ATGAATAAAAACGACAAATTAGTAATATTTCAAAGTAAAGAGATTAGAAGAGTTTGGGAAGATGATGAGTGGTATTATTCAGTCATTGATATTTGCCAAGTATTAACAAATAGTTCTAATCCTCGTGATTATTGGTATAAAATGAAAATTCGTGTCAATTCTGAAGATGAATTTCAACTGTCGACAGTTTGTCTACAGTTGAAATTGAAAGCTCCTGATGGAAAAATGAGAACAACTGACTGTGCAAACACACAAAGTATTCTAAGAATTATCCAGTCCATTCCATCACCAAAAGCTGAACCTTTTAAGCAGTGGTTAGCACAAGTTGGACATGAACGCATCCAAGAGATAGAAAACCCTGAACTAGCACAAGAGCGTATGAAAACTCTTTATGAACAAAAAGGTTATCCAAAAGACTGGATAGACAAACGACTTCGTGGAATTGCTATTCATCAAAATCTTACAGATGAGTGGAAAGAAAGAGGCATAAAAGAGCATAAAGATTTTGCGATTTTAACAGCTGAAATCTCTAAAGCCACTTTTGGCATGACTCCAAGTGAATACAAAACTCATAAAAATTTACCTGAAAAATCAAATGCAAATCTTCGTGACCATATGGATGATTTAGAACTTATATTTTCTATGTTAGGCGAAAGAGTAACTACTGAAATTTCCAAAGAGGAAAAACCAGATACTTTAGAAAAAAGTAAAAAAGTAGCCTCTCGTGGTGGAGCAGTCGCTGGAAATGCAAGAACTCAAACTGAAAAAGAGTTAGGCAGATCTGTTAGTACAAAAAAGAACTATCTACCAAAAACAAATCTTTTTGAAATAGGCAATGATGATGAATGA
- a CDS encoding restriction endonuclease subunit S, with the protein MITKGNVLREGWEIRRLKDVCTLITCGVAKKPNYIDNGIPFLSARNVKNAKVIWQKHQYISEDFHNELTKKNKPLIGDILYTRVGSFGEAAVIEDNIEFSIFVSLTLIKIDTNILNNYFLRYYLNSSYIKKLAKDSISGSGVGNLNVGTVRKFPISIPPLQEQEKIVTILDEAFLAIAKAKANAELNLQNAKELFESYLQGIFKNNNGGSNSETLDSICDLIVDCEHKTAPIQETGYPSIRTPNIGQGILLLNKVNKVSEETYKEWTRRAMPQADDLILAREAPAGNIAVIPKNIKVCLGQRTVLIRPKKEKFISKYLAFLILSKDVQKKLLSHSKGATVEHINMKDIRAFKIYNLPTIDKQLRIIKKIESTQKQTKKLESIYTQKLGDLEELKKSILQKAFNGELT; encoded by the coding sequence ATGATAACTAAGGGTAATGTCTTGAGAGAGGGGTGGGAAATTCGGAGGCTTAAAGATGTATGTACTTTAATTACTTGTGGAGTAGCCAAAAAACCTAATTATATAGACAATGGTATTCCTTTTCTTTCTGCAAGAAATGTTAAGAATGCAAAAGTAATTTGGCAAAAGCATCAATATATTTCAGAAGATTTTCACAATGAATTAACAAAGAAAAATAAACCTTTAATTGGGGATATTCTTTATACTAGAGTCGGTAGTTTTGGTGAAGCAGCAGTAATTGAAGATAATATAGAATTTAGTATTTTTGTAAGTTTAACCTTAATAAAGATTGATACAAATATATTGAATAATTATTTTTTAAGATATTATTTAAACTCTAGTTATATAAAAAAATTGGCTAAAGACAGTATAAGTGGTTCAGGTGTTGGAAACTTAAATGTAGGAACAGTAAGAAAATTTCCAATATCAATTCCTCCACTCCAAGAACAAGAAAAAATAGTAACTATTTTAGATGAGGCTTTTTTGGCGATAGCTAAGGCAAAAGCAAATGCAGAGTTAAACTTACAAAATGCAAAAGAGCTTTTTGAATCTTATTTGCAAGGTATTTTTAAAAATAATAATGGTGGCTCTAACAGTGAAACATTAGATAGTATTTGTGATTTAATTGTAGATTGTGAGCACAAAACAGCACCAATTCAAGAAACTGGTTATCCATCAATAAGAACTCCAAATATAGGGCAAGGAATTTTACTTTTAAATAAAGTCAATAAAGTATCTGAAGAAACATACAAGGAATGGACAAGACGAGCAATGCCACAAGCAGATGATTTAATATTAGCTAGAGAAGCACCTGCTGGTAACATTGCTGTTATTCCAAAAAATATAAAAGTATGTTTAGGGCAAAGAACAGTTTTAATTAGACCAAAGAAAGAGAAGTTTATTTCTAAATATTTAGCTTTTTTGATTCTTTCTAAAGATGTACAAAAAAAACTTCTTTCTCACTCTAAAGGTGCAACTGTTGAGCATATAAATATGAAAGACATTAGAGCATTTAAAATTTACAACCTTCCAACAATAGATAAACAATTAAGAATTATTAAGAAAATTGAATCCACTCAAAAACAAACAAAAAAACTAGAATCCATCTACACCCAAAAACTGGGAGACCTAGAAGAACTAAAAAAATCCATCTTGCAAAAAGCCTTTAATGGAGAACTAACATGA